The following are from one region of the Salinirussus salinus genome:
- a CDS encoding cupin domain-containing protein, translating to MSETESQPLVRRSEDIEAETVEAGDGLTKAVLLGEEHGAPNVAIREFRLAPGGTVPRHTNEIEHEQYVLQGEYVVGIGDAPEAHRSDGDAVSAGEEYTVGPGDAVHIPAGAVHWYRNEGEEEGVFVCAVPTGDDAIQVLE from the coding sequence ATGAGCGAAACCGAGAGCCAGCCACTCGTCCGCCGAAGCGAAGACATCGAGGCCGAGACCGTCGAGGCAGGCGACGGGCTCACGAAAGCCGTGCTGCTCGGCGAGGAACACGGTGCGCCCAACGTCGCCATCCGTGAATTCCGGCTCGCGCCCGGCGGGACCGTCCCCCGCCACACTAACGAGATCGAACACGAGCAGTACGTTCTGCAGGGCGAGTACGTGGTCGGGATCGGCGATGCGCCGGAGGCGCATCGGAGCGACGGCGACGCCGTCAGCGCCGGGGAGGAGTACACCGTCGGGCCGGGCGACGCGGTCCATATCCCCGCGGGGGCGGTCCACTGGTACCGCAACGAGGGCGAGGAGGAAGGCGTGTTCGTCTGTGCGGTCCCGACCGGCGACGACGCGATCCAGGTGTTGGAGTAA
- a CDS encoding DUF7500 family protein, protein MTEDNPNGVLTPDELEPSDEHVRELDDGRRVVHTDGGEGVPPDGDPSSRPPGNHRVHERDGQPGAETAPGAYADLTDLTGAHALVAGARAGDAEDTVVADTDDVSEAFESLVYWYVGLVAGEHRPEAALAILLENTALDVEVEPC, encoded by the coding sequence ATGACAGAGGATAACCCCAACGGCGTTCTGACGCCGGACGAACTCGAACCGAGCGACGAACACGTCCGCGAACTGGACGACGGGCGACGGGTGGTTCACACCGACGGTGGGGAGGGAGTCCCGCCGGACGGTGACCCCAGCTCGCGACCACCCGGCAACCACCGAGTGCACGAACGCGACGGTCAGCCGGGCGCGGAGACCGCCCCGGGCGCGTACGCCGACCTTACCGACCTCACGGGCGCACACGCCCTCGTGGCTGGTGCGCGCGCCGGGGACGCCGAGGACACCGTCGTGGCCGACACCGACGACGTCTCCGAGGCCTTCGAGTCGCTGGTGTACTGGTACGTCGGCCTGGTCGCTGGAGAGCACCGACCGGAAGCAGCCCTCGCTATCCTGCTCGAGAACACCGCCCTCGACGTCGAGGTCGAGCCGTGCTGA
- a CDS encoding DUF547 domain-containing protein — translation MTDADPVTLSAEFLLAVRRGEPTAGPAADLADLGDRELAAALDTDPARLAFWTNVYNAATQRALAADPSRYDNRRQFFTADLVAVAGRPLSLDDIEHAVLRRSYHKLALGYLRVPGPLRSAFADRHAPDERDPRVHFALNCGAESCPPVAAYTREAVDEQLDLATRGYLEEHVDYDPAADAALVPRVMLWFRGDFGGKRGIYDFLRRYDRIPRGATPSLSYREWDWSFDPGAYAERERAPH, via the coding sequence GTGACCGACGCCGACCCAGTCACGCTCTCGGCGGAGTTCCTGCTGGCCGTCCGGCGGGGGGAGCCCACCGCCGGGCCGGCGGCCGACCTCGCCGACCTCGGCGACCGGGAGCTCGCGGCGGCGCTCGACACCGACCCCGCGCGGCTGGCCTTCTGGACCAACGTCTACAACGCGGCCACCCAGCGGGCGCTCGCGGCCGACCCGTCGCGGTACGACAACCGACGGCAGTTCTTCACGGCCGACCTGGTGGCGGTCGCCGGCCGGCCGCTGAGCCTCGACGACATCGAGCACGCGGTCCTCCGGCGGTCGTACCACAAGCTCGCGCTGGGCTATCTCCGGGTGCCCGGGCCGCTCCGGAGCGCGTTCGCCGACAGACACGCCCCCGACGAGCGGGACCCCCGGGTCCACTTCGCGCTGAACTGCGGGGCCGAGAGCTGTCCGCCCGTCGCCGCCTACACCCGCGAGGCCGTCGACGAGCAACTGGACCTGGCGACCCGCGGATACCTCGAGGAACACGTCGACTACGACCCCGCGGCCGACGCGGCGCTGGTGCCGCGGGTGATGCTGTGGTTCCGCGGGGACTTCGGCGGCAAGCGCGGGATATACGACTTCCTCCGGCGGTACGACCGGATCCCCAGGGGCGCGACCCCGTCGCTGTCCTACCGGGAGTGGGACTGGTCGTTCGACCCCGGGGCGTACGCCGAGCGCGAGCGGGCTCCACACTAA
- a CDS encoding PadR family transcriptional regulator, which produces MTLGQLYNELRSGDVISDTDGVRLVPEQHSEAVLEDVTSTLFGQSGFQFRESVVKENLDEILLLLVAHRSSETNGKSLMSDLAAVFDTRLSPGTLYPQLHELEDEGLLQAQELVRTKEYRIDDEEALAERVTAAAEQHLTLGLFFHAALEELS; this is translated from the coding sequence GTGACGCTCGGTCAGCTGTACAACGAGTTGCGCTCGGGTGATGTCATCTCCGACACCGACGGGGTCCGTCTGGTTCCCGAACAGCACTCCGAGGCAGTCCTCGAGGACGTGACGAGTACGCTGTTCGGCCAGTCCGGCTTCCAGTTCAGGGAGTCGGTCGTGAAAGAGAATCTCGACGAGATCCTGTTGCTGTTGGTCGCACACCGGAGCTCCGAGACCAACGGCAAGAGCCTGATGAGTGACCTGGCGGCGGTATTCGATACGCGTCTGAGCCCGGGGACACTCTACCCACAGCTCCACGAACTCGAGGACGAGGGTCTGCTCCAGGCCCAGGAGCTCGTCCGGACCAAAGAGTACCGCATCGACGACGAGGAGGCGTTGGCCGAGCGGGTCACCGCCGCCGCGGAGCAACACCTCACGTTGGGGCTGTTCTTCCACGCCGCACTCGAAGAGCTATCCTGA
- a CDS encoding DEAD/DEAH box helicase, translated as MSQQVERVDTVFLHEDGEEFRVVASRDGDRVFRGRLEVTERDAGPRPARLRVTDGSSEQLYSPDEFVDLARGAARIRVSEQTSPAGRATIRELLDAYQLEAKVVRTCRYCANSGRYSPITAETAISADGEAICPDCARAELDRELAYRGEITGSARDRLEDLLLEVQDLDRITDLLSGELDPDLTKFDEISATVDEVDPVPTAELSLHPGIQSKLEERFDTLLPVQSLAVENGATEGQDQLVVSATATGKTLVGEMAGLDRVLNGEGKMLFLVPLVALANQKYEQFQERYGDIADVTLRVGASRINDDGSGFDPSADIVVGTYEGVDHALRTGRDLGEVGTVVIDEVHTLGEPERGHRLDGLIARLKDYCRQRGTDAQWVYLSATVGNPGALAEALEATLIEFEERPVPIERHVTFLDGREKIDVENRLVRRAFDSKSSKGYRGQTIIFTNSRRRCHEISRRLEYDSAPYHAGLDNKRRSRVEGQFADQELAAVVTTAALAAGVDFPASQVIFDSLAMGIEWLSVQEFSQMLGRAGRPDYHDKGTVYLLVEPDGTYHNSQEMTEDEVAFKLLKGEMEPVRTRYDGPAAVEETLANITVAGSRAKALNESMVGEVPTKHALGKLIEYGFIDGLEPTPLGRAVTRHFLSPGDAFAILDSLRKGEDAYDLVARMELREDDR; from the coding sequence GTGTCACAGCAGGTCGAGCGCGTCGACACCGTCTTCCTCCACGAGGACGGCGAGGAGTTCCGGGTCGTCGCCAGCCGGGACGGCGACCGGGTCTTCCGGGGCCGGCTGGAGGTCACAGAGCGCGACGCCGGCCCCCGGCCGGCCCGGCTCCGGGTGACTGACGGGTCCAGCGAACAGCTGTACAGCCCCGACGAGTTCGTCGACCTGGCCCGCGGGGCCGCCCGGATCCGCGTCTCCGAGCAGACTTCCCCGGCCGGCCGGGCGACCATCCGGGAGCTGCTCGACGCCTACCAGCTCGAGGCGAAGGTGGTCCGGACCTGCCGGTACTGCGCCAACAGCGGCCGCTACTCCCCGATCACCGCCGAGACAGCCATCAGCGCCGACGGGGAGGCCATCTGCCCGGACTGTGCCCGCGCGGAGCTCGACCGCGAACTCGCGTATCGGGGAGAGATCACCGGCTCGGCGCGGGACCGCCTGGAGGACCTGCTCCTGGAGGTCCAGGACCTGGACCGGATCACCGACCTGCTCTCGGGGGAACTCGACCCCGACCTGACGAAGTTCGACGAGATCAGCGCGACCGTCGACGAGGTCGACCCCGTGCCGACCGCCGAGCTGAGCCTCCACCCGGGCATCCAGTCGAAACTGGAGGAGCGGTTCGACACCCTCCTGCCGGTCCAGAGCCTGGCCGTCGAGAACGGCGCCACCGAGGGCCAAGACCAGCTCGTCGTGAGCGCCACGGCGACCGGGAAGACGCTCGTGGGGGAGATGGCCGGGCTGGACCGCGTCCTGAATGGCGAGGGGAAGATGCTCTTTCTCGTCCCGCTGGTCGCGCTGGCAAACCAGAAGTACGAGCAGTTCCAGGAGCGCTACGGCGATATCGCGGACGTGACGCTGCGGGTCGGCGCCAGCCGGATCAACGACGACGGCTCCGGGTTCGACCCCTCCGCGGACATCGTCGTCGGGACCTACGAGGGAGTCGACCACGCGCTCCGGACCGGTCGCGACCTGGGCGAGGTGGGGACGGTCGTCATCGACGAGGTCCACACCCTGGGCGAGCCAGAGCGGGGCCACCGGCTCGACGGCCTCATCGCCCGCCTGAAAGACTACTGCCGGCAACGGGGAACCGACGCCCAGTGGGTCTACCTGTCGGCGACGGTCGGTAACCCGGGGGCGCTGGCGGAGGCGCTGGAGGCGACGCTCATCGAGTTCGAGGAGCGCCCGGTCCCGATCGAGCGCCACGTCACCTTCCTCGACGGCCGCGAGAAGATAGACGTCGAGAACCGGCTCGTCAGGCGGGCTTTCGACAGCAAATCCAGCAAGGGCTACCGGGGGCAGACGATAATCTTCACCAACTCCCGGCGGCGGTGTCACGAGATCTCCCGGCGGCTGGAGTACGACTCCGCCCCATACCACGCCGGCCTGGACAACAAACGCCGCTCCCGCGTCGAGGGGCAGTTCGCCGACCAGGAGCTCGCAGCCGTGGTGACGACCGCCGCGCTGGCGGCGGGGGTCGACTTCCCGGCCTCGCAGGTGATATTCGACTCGCTGGCGATGGGGATCGAGTGGCTCTCCGTCCAGGAGTTCAGCCAGATGCTCGGCCGGGCCGGCCGCCCCGACTACCACGACAAGGGGACGGTCTACCTGCTCGTCGAGCCCGACGGCACCTACCACAACTCACAGGAGATGACCGAGGACGAGGTGGCCTTCAAGCTCCTGAAGGGGGAGATGGAGCCCGTCCGGACCCGCTACGACGGCCCCGCCGCGGTCGAGGAGACGCTGGCGAACATCACCGTCGCGGGCTCGCGGGCCAAGGCGCTCAACGAGTCGATGGTCGGGGAGGTCCCGACCAAACACGCCCTCGGAAAACTCATCGAGTACGGCTTCATCGACGGGCTGGAGCCGACGCCGCTGGGGCGGGCGGTGACCCGACACTTCCTCTCGCCGGGGGACGCCTTCGCCATCCTCGACAGCCTCCGGAAGGGCGAGGACGCCTACGACCTCGTCGCCCGGATGGAGCTGCGCGAGGACGACCGGTAG
- a CDS encoding SLC13 family permease, with protein sequence MPAVTAGTVVVFVLILAALVLFATEPVPVDVTALTLLVALVLVDPVTQGMADAGLLAEPVYVLRSPGEDVAAATARGLSGFASSATITVLAMFILSGGVQRTGVVQRLGERVAGLTGDSEGRQVAATIGIVSPLSGFINNTAAVAVLLPMVSDLAHKTRNSPSKLLLPLSYASMFGGMLTLIGTSTNILASELYAEFSGRPFSMFEFTQLGVVVTVVGAAYLLTVGRWLTPTRIEPEADLTSEFGLEEYLTEVVVREDSVLVGKTVSEGLSAVEFDVDVLQLVRDGRAFAEPLEPKTIRAGDVLAVRVDRDTLVDLLDAEGLDVLADVEVTDEELEAPDEASNLVEVVVAPGSRLVGESLAGMAFRQQYDATVLALRRGGELIRERMDDLTLRVGDTLLVQGASESLTRLEDNPDFIVAQEIERPDVRSSKTPVAVGLVAAVVGLAALTPIPIVAAALAGALGMVLTGCLRPTEVYDTVQWDVIFLLAGVIPLGLALETTGGAALIADGVVAASATLPAVAVLGLLYVITAVLTNIVSNNASVVLMVPVAIEVAGKLPGDAALAFVLAVTFAASTAFMTPVGYQTNLFVYGPGGYRFTDYVRVGGPLQAIFTVVTTLGIAFFWGV encoded by the coding sequence GTGCCAGCCGTCACCGCCGGGACCGTCGTCGTGTTCGTTCTCATCCTCGCCGCGCTGGTGCTGTTTGCCACCGAGCCGGTCCCGGTCGACGTGACGGCGCTGACGCTTCTGGTCGCACTGGTACTCGTCGACCCGGTCACGCAGGGAATGGCCGACGCCGGGCTGCTCGCCGAGCCGGTCTACGTGCTCCGGAGCCCCGGCGAGGACGTGGCCGCGGCGACCGCGCGGGGGCTCTCTGGCTTTGCCTCGAGTGCGACGATCACCGTGCTGGCGATGTTCATCCTCTCGGGAGGGGTCCAGCGGACCGGCGTCGTCCAGCGGCTGGGCGAGCGGGTCGCCGGCCTGACCGGCGACAGCGAGGGTCGCCAGGTCGCCGCGACGATCGGTATCGTCAGCCCGCTGTCGGGGTTCATCAACAACACTGCCGCGGTCGCGGTCCTGCTGCCGATGGTGAGCGACCTGGCCCACAAGACCCGCAACTCCCCCTCGAAGCTGCTGCTCCCGCTCTCGTATGCCTCGATGTTCGGCGGCATGTTGACCCTGATCGGCACCTCGACGAACATCCTCGCCAGCGAGCTGTACGCGGAGTTTTCCGGCCGCCCGTTCTCGATGTTCGAGTTCACGCAGCTGGGGGTGGTCGTGACCGTCGTCGGCGCGGCATACCTGCTGACCGTCGGCCGGTGGCTCACCCCGACCCGGATCGAACCCGAGGCGGACCTGACCTCGGAGTTCGGGCTCGAGGAGTATCTCACCGAGGTCGTCGTCCGGGAGGATTCCGTGCTCGTGGGCAAGACCGTCAGCGAGGGGCTCTCGGCCGTGGAGTTCGACGTCGACGTCCTCCAGCTCGTCCGGGACGGACGGGCCTTCGCCGAGCCGCTCGAGCCCAAGACCATCCGGGCCGGCGACGTCCTGGCGGTCCGGGTCGACCGCGACACGCTGGTCGACCTGCTCGACGCCGAGGGGCTCGACGTCCTGGCGGACGTGGAGGTGACCGACGAGGAGCTGGAGGCGCCCGACGAGGCGAGCAACCTCGTCGAGGTGGTCGTCGCGCCCGGCTCCCGGCTGGTCGGGGAGTCGCTGGCCGGGATGGCCTTCCGCCAGCAGTACGACGCCACCGTCCTCGCGCTCCGGCGTGGCGGCGAGCTGATCCGCGAGCGGATGGACGACCTCACCCTCCGGGTGGGGGACACGCTGCTGGTCCAGGGTGCCTCCGAGAGCCTGACTCGGCTGGAGGACAACCCCGACTTCATCGTCGCCCAGGAGATCGAGCGCCCGGACGTCCGCTCCTCGAAGACGCCCGTCGCGGTCGGGCTGGTGGCCGCCGTCGTCGGGCTGGCGGCGCTGACCCCTATCCCGATCGTCGCCGCCGCCCTCGCGGGGGCGCTGGGGATGGTGCTGACCGGCTGTCTCCGGCCGACCGAGGTGTACGACACCGTCCAGTGGGACGTGATCTTCCTGCTTGCGGGGGTGATCCCGCTTGGGCTCGCGCTGGAGACCACCGGCGGGGCGGCACTCATCGCGGATGGCGTCGTGGCTGCCTCGGCTACCCTCCCCGCGGTCGCCGTCCTCGGGTTGCTCTACGTGATCACCGCCGTCCTCACGAACATCGTCTCGAACAACGCGAGCGTCGTGTTGATGGTCCCGGTGGCCATCGAGGTGGCCGGCAAGCTCCCCGGGGACGCCGCGCTCGCGTTCGTGCTCGCGGTGACGTTCGCCGCCTCGACGGCCTTCATGACGCCGGTGGGATACCAGACCAACCTCTTCGTCTACGGGCCCGGCGGGTACCGCTTCACCGACTACGTCCGCGTCGGCGGCCCGCTGCAGGCCATCTTCACCGTCGTGACGACACTCGGCATCGCCTTCTTCTGGGGCGTATGA
- a CDS encoding ribbon-helix-helix protein, CopG family: MTDQSLDLTEVTVEFDEEVLEQVDELAFRDHRDHREAAVRELLDQWLKAHAAERGSGETE; the protein is encoded by the coding sequence ATGACCGACCAGTCGCTCGACCTGACGGAGGTCACCGTCGAGTTCGACGAGGAGGTCCTCGAGCAGGTCGACGAACTCGCCTTCCGCGACCACCGCGACCACCGCGAGGCGGCGGTCCGGGAGCTGCTCGACCAGTGGTTGAAAGCACACGCCGCGGAACGCGGTTCGGGGGAGACCGAGTAG
- a CDS encoding DUF5814 domain-containing protein: MAVTDKIYIKNHRQLASQLETSFPKGAFKGATLDILFSGEGLSKLDDATRDRVLDFAEDFMDCDCQASPHCGCPERKFVRYLLELREQGLGPDAIVDVMGDDYMLYAYPGDILSFLDSSVRTLEAAEALADVDGQDDAAREVRALKQGLVR, encoded by the coding sequence GTGGCTGTCACCGACAAGATATACATCAAAAACCACCGCCAGCTCGCCTCCCAGTTAGAGACCTCCTTCCCGAAGGGGGCGTTCAAGGGGGCAACACTGGACATCCTCTTCTCGGGGGAGGGGCTCTCGAAGCTCGACGACGCGACCCGGGACCGGGTGCTCGACTTCGCGGAGGACTTCATGGACTGTGACTGCCAGGCCAGCCCCCACTGTGGCTGCCCGGAGCGGAAGTTCGTCCGCTACCTGCTGGAGCTGCGCGAGCAGGGACTGGGGCCGGACGCCATCGTCGACGTGATGGGCGACGACTACATGTTGTACGCCTACCCCGGCGACATCCTCTCATTTCTCGACAGCTCGGTCCGCACTCTGGAGGCGGCGGAGGCGCTGGCGGACGTCGACGGACAGGACGACGCGGCGCGCGAGGTGCGCGCGCTCAAGCAGGGACTCGTGCGGTAG
- the cmk gene encoding (d)CMP kinase codes for MSRAGSRPAASIDTNLFITVSGPPGCGATTLCTQLADAIGCPYISGGDVFRELADDRGLTLTQLSAKAQESDELDRELDRRLRAIAEEWGTSNKPCILESRLAGWLAGDRADLRVRLDAPDEVRKQRVSDREETVAEMQVREVGEAQRYDAYYEIDVDNREFYDLHLNTARWGKRGVFEVVRAAIEQYDPARDEGAFETPDVPI; via the coding sequence ATGAGTCGGGCTGGGAGCCGGCCGGCGGCATCGATCGACACGAACCTCTTCATCACCGTCTCCGGACCGCCCGGGTGCGGTGCAACGACGCTGTGCACGCAGCTCGCGGACGCCATCGGCTGCCCGTACATCTCCGGCGGGGACGTGTTCCGGGAGCTCGCCGACGACCGTGGGCTCACGCTCACACAGCTCAGCGCGAAAGCCCAGGAGTCCGACGAACTCGACCGCGAACTGGACAGGCGGCTCCGCGCCATCGCCGAGGAGTGGGGAACCTCGAACAAACCCTGCATCCTCGAGTCCCGCCTGGCCGGGTGGCTGGCCGGCGACCGCGCGGACCTGCGGGTCCGGCTGGACGCCCCCGACGAAGTCCGCAAACAGCGCGTGAGCGACCGCGAGGAGACCGTCGCCGAGATGCAGGTCCGCGAGGTCGGCGAAGCACAGCGGTACGACGCCTACTACGAGATCGACGTCGACAACCGGGAGTTCTACGACCTCCACCTGAACACCGCACGCTGGGGGAAACGGGGCGTCTTCGAGGTCGTGCGGGCGGCCATCGAACAGTACGACCCCGCCCGCGACGAGGGGGCGTTCGAGACGCCGGACGTGCCCATCTGA
- a CDS encoding alpha/beta hydrolase, translating to MSELDALDVESADGTRIRVWRRAPEEATEAVLFVHGATYGGRAAFAPEGYSWLEDVADAGRAAYALDARGYGDSGRPPELDAPAGDGDPVVRAETAARDAQAALDAVRESVETVHLVGYSWGSMTAGVLLGGLGVDVASLVQYAPVYSPAADRESDFSPGDPPAAYRTVTEAETRERWAEQRPDPVPDGAFEAFWETLLDSGQHAGEGRVVAPNGTLVDLTAAVDEPLYDPRAIEVPTLVVRGSLDTASRRPDALALYDALGAGDRTYTEVAGGTHFMQFESVRRSLVGAVGSFHDRVGG from the coding sequence ATGAGCGAACTCGACGCGCTGGATGTCGAATCGGCCGACGGAACACGGATTCGCGTCTGGCGGCGCGCCCCCGAGGAGGCGACCGAGGCCGTCCTGTTCGTCCACGGCGCCACCTACGGCGGGCGGGCCGCGTTCGCCCCAGAGGGGTACTCCTGGCTGGAGGACGTGGCTGACGCGGGCCGGGCCGCCTACGCGCTCGACGCTCGCGGGTACGGCGATTCCGGGCGCCCGCCCGAACTCGACGCGCCGGCCGGGGACGGCGACCCCGTGGTCCGCGCGGAGACGGCCGCCCGGGACGCCCAGGCCGCGCTCGACGCGGTTCGGGAGTCCGTCGAGACGGTCCACCTGGTCGGTTACTCCTGGGGGTCGATGACCGCCGGCGTCCTGCTCGGGGGGCTGGGTGTCGACGTGGCTTCGCTGGTCCAGTACGCCCCCGTCTACTCGCCGGCCGCCGACCGGGAGTCCGACTTCTCGCCGGGCGACCCGCCCGCGGCCTACCGGACCGTCACCGAGGCCGAGACCCGGGAGCGGTGGGCCGAGCAACGGCCCGACCCGGTCCCGGACGGGGCCTTCGAGGCGTTCTGGGAGACGCTGCTCGACTCCGGCCAGCACGCCGGCGAGGGCCGGGTGGTCGCCCCCAACGGGACGCTGGTGGACCTGACAGCGGCCGTCGACGAGCCGCTGTACGACCCCCGTGCCATCGAGGTCCCGACGCTGGTGGTCCGGGGGTCGCTCGATACGGCCTCGCGCCGCCCCGACGCGCTCGCGCTGTACGACGCGCTCGGAGCGGGGGACCGGACCTACACCGAGGTCGCCGGCGGCACTCACTTCATGCAGTTCGAGTCTGTCCGGAGGTCGCTTGTCGGAGCGGTCGGGAGCTTCCACGACCGGGTCGGCGGATAG
- a CDS encoding archaellin/type IV pilin N-terminal domain-containing protein: MKEYLATDTESRGQVGIGTLIIFIALVLVAAVAAGVLIDTSGQLESRASDTGADAQAEVSNQVEVVSATGIDTSDNNKIDEIELVIKKSAGSDPIDLSSTTIQYNSGSAVKSLEQGSLASDKFSVTSVVDDSGEISASNVLANSADRAKITIDADAVEGSTDLSAGSDVDLKIVDQSGASTVYGVNVPDVLTGKYVPV; the protein is encoded by the coding sequence ATGAAAGAGTACTTGGCGACCGATACCGAGAGCCGCGGGCAGGTCGGCATCGGCACGTTGATCATCTTCATCGCGCTGGTGCTGGTCGCGGCGGTTGCGGCCGGGGTCCTGATCGACACGTCCGGGCAACTCGAGTCCCGGGCGTCCGATACCGGCGCAGACGCACAGGCAGAAGTCTCCAACCAGGTCGAAGTTGTTTCGGCGACTGGCATTGACACCAGCGATAACAACAAGATCGATGAGATCGAACTGGTAATAAAGAAGTCAGCCGGCTCTGACCCGATTGACCTCAGCTCGACAACGATCCAATACAATAGTGGTTCAGCGGTCAAATCACTTGAACAAGGGAGTTTAGCGAGTGATAAATTCTCAGTCACCAGCGTAGTCGACGATTCGGGAGAAATAAGTGCAAGTAACGTGCTTGCAAACAGCGCTGACCGTGCGAAGATTACTATCGACGCCGATGCTGTCGAAGGATCGACCGACCTCTCGGCAGGCTCGGACGTCGACCTCAAGATCGTCGACCAGTCCGGTGCGTCGACGGTCTACGGCGTGAACGTCCCGGACGTCCTCACCGGAAAGTACGTCCCGGTCTAA
- a CDS encoding prenyltransferase, with protein MLRESRTVLRTLWAASRPAQLLLVLGVYLLGVKAADALGGTVDAAGVAAGAAALLPVAASVHYANEYADHETDALTERTPFSGGSGALQASGLDRSVLLRAGAACLFAGSALAAGLVATGLLDGRALALIAVVAAFGWQYSVGPLRLAWRGLGELDNAALGGLALPAYGAAAIGGPTGRVALVSVPFFLVVLLNLFATQWPDREADAAVGKRTLAVRWPRRRLRAAYTLVGAAAAGSLLALHPDPLPTPVALGSLVAVPPLVVGWTGYTRRRVPWPTVTGMVALAAGQFAGWCLV; from the coding sequence ATGCTCCGGGAGTCTCGTACCGTCCTGCGGACGCTCTGGGCGGCGAGCCGCCCGGCGCAGCTGTTGCTGGTCCTCGGGGTCTACCTGCTGGGGGTGAAGGCCGCGGACGCGCTCGGGGGCACCGTCGACGCCGCCGGGGTCGCCGCGGGCGCGGCCGCGCTCCTGCCCGTCGCCGCCAGCGTCCACTACGCCAACGAGTACGCCGACCACGAGACCGACGCGCTGACCGAGCGGACACCCTTCTCCGGCGGCAGCGGCGCGTTACAGGCCAGCGGACTCGACCGCTCGGTGCTGCTCCGGGCGGGCGCGGCCTGCCTGTTCGCCGGCAGCGCCCTGGCGGCAGGCCTGGTCGCGACGGGACTGCTCGACGGACGCGCCCTCGCCCTGATCGCCGTCGTCGCGGCCTTCGGCTGGCAGTACTCCGTCGGCCCGCTCCGGCTGGCCTGGCGGGGGCTGGGCGAACTCGACAACGCCGCGCTGGGCGGGCTGGCGCTGCCGGCCTACGGGGCGGCGGCCATCGGCGGCCCGACAGGTCGGGTCGCGCTCGTCTCGGTCCCCTTCTTTCTGGTCGTCCTGTTGAACCTCTTTGCGACCCAGTGGCCCGACCGCGAGGCCGACGCCGCGGTCGGCAAGCGGACCCTGGCCGTCCGGTGGCCCCGCCGGCGGCTCCGGGCGGCCTACACCCTCGTCGGCGCGGCCGCAGCCGGCTCGCTTCTGGCGCTGCACCCGGACCCGCTGCCGACGCCAGTCGCGCTCGGGAGTCTGGTCGCCGTCCCGCCGCTGGTGGTGGGCTGGACGGGGTACACCCGCCGCCGGGTCCCGTGGCCGACCGTGACCGGGATGGTCGCGCTGGCGGCCGGCCAGTTCGCCGGCTGGTGTCTGGTTTAG
- a CDS encoding 2Fe-2S iron-sulfur cluster-binding protein yields the protein MPTVEFEDATGERTTVECAAGATLRDALLAADLPVHNGPRLVSCHGHGSCGTCAVAVDGRVEPPAPAGRERVRLSVPPHDPGSGLRLACQVTVEDDLLVRKRSGFWGHHATDGDTGAGGEADGRQD from the coding sequence GTGCCAACCGTCGAGTTCGAGGACGCGACTGGCGAGCGGACGACCGTCGAGTGTGCGGCCGGAGCGACGCTCCGGGACGCCCTCCTGGCAGCCGACCTCCCGGTCCACAACGGGCCGCGGCTCGTCTCCTGTCACGGCCACGGGTCGTGTGGGACCTGTGCCGTCGCAGTCGATGGACGGGTCGAGCCGCCCGCGCCGGCCGGCCGCGAGCGGGTCCGTCTGTCCGTGCCGCCACACGACCCCGGTTCGGGGCTCCGCCTGGCCTGTCAGGTGACCGTCGAGGACGACCTCCTGGTCAGGAAGAGGAGCGGCTTCTGGGGGCACCACGCCACCGACGGCGACACCGGTGCCGGCGGCGAAGCCGACGGCCGCCAGGACTGA